In one Phyllostomus discolor isolate MPI-MPIP mPhyDis1 chromosome 8, mPhyDis1.pri.v3, whole genome shotgun sequence genomic region, the following are encoded:
- the CCL25 gene encoding C-C motif chemokine 25, with amino-acid sequence MWGPPLPPTFPVIPQGSGGRPACTMNLWLLACLVTCFVGTWAPAVQAQGDFEDCCLAYNTPVSLRVLRRAQSYWCLDVSRSCNLPAVIFYFPHRQLNVCGNPQAKWVQDGIRLLNTRKKGPLEHHQSTQKASQRCPTVEKLSPKTSRLPLSARRGRTRSSKKNALLPAQANPGS; translated from the exons ATGTGgggtcctcctctccctcctacCTTCCCTGTTATCCCTCAAGGTTCAGGAGGGAGACCAGCTTGCACCATGAACCTGTGGCTCTTGGCCTGCCTGGTGACCTGCTTCGTGGGTACCTGGGCCCCTGCTGTCCAAGCACAAG GTGACTTCGAGGATTGCTGCCTGGCTTACAACACCCCCGTTAGCCTGAGGGTGCTCAGGCGTGCCCAGAGTTACTGGTGCCTGGATGTGAGCAGGAGCTGTAACCTGCCTGCTGTTAT ATTCTACTTCCCTCACAGACAGCTCAATGTGTGTGGGAACCCACAGGCCAAGTGGGTACAAGATGGGATAAGGCTTCTGAATACTCGGAAGAAGGGCCCTCTAGAGCATCACCAAAGTACCCAGAAAGCCTCCCAAC GCTGTCCCACTGTGGAAAAGTTGAGCCCTAAAACCTCCAGGCTTCCACTCTCTGCACGTAGAGGTCGCAccagaagcagcaagaagaaTGCCTTGCTCCCAGCACAGGCTAATCCAG GATCCTGA